Proteins co-encoded in one Nocardioides sp. genomic window:
- a CDS encoding mismatch-specific DNA-glycosylase: MGFTRAELESYRGAEVPDLLPEQTEVEAGVLPATRLLFVGINPGLWTAATQTHFAHPGNRFYPALLRAGIIDHGIDPAVGMTLDDRRMLLARGIGITNVVRRATARADELSRDELRAGGRALHELVLQRQPRVVAIAGITAYRSAFDHPKAQVGEQAESWGNSRVFVVPNPSGLNAHETIDSLAAAYAGPARVAGMIGPSDAVAQ; the protein is encoded by the coding sequence GTGGGGTTCACCAGGGCTGAGTTGGAGTCGTACCGCGGCGCAGAGGTGCCGGATCTGCTGCCCGAGCAAACCGAGGTCGAGGCCGGGGTCCTACCGGCCACCAGGTTGCTCTTTGTCGGGATCAACCCGGGCCTGTGGACTGCGGCGACCCAGACCCACTTCGCCCATCCGGGCAACCGCTTCTATCCGGCCCTGCTACGCGCGGGCATCATCGACCATGGGATCGACCCGGCTGTGGGGATGACCCTGGACGATCGTCGGATGTTGCTCGCTCGGGGAATCGGCATCACCAATGTCGTACGACGTGCCACCGCGCGCGCCGACGAGCTCAGCCGCGACGAGCTGCGTGCCGGGGGTCGAGCGCTGCACGAACTGGTCCTCCAGCGCCAACCGCGAGTGGTCGCCATCGCGGGGATCACCGCGTACCGCAGCGCCTTCGACCACCCCAAGGCGCAGGTCGGCGAGCAGGCGGAGTCGTGGGGGAACAGCCGGGTCTTCGTGGTGCCTAATCCCAGCGGACTCAACGCCCACGAGACCATCGATTCGCTGGCGGCGGCGTACGCCGGGCCAGCACGCGTGGCAGGCATGATTGGGCCGTCCGACGCGGTGGCACAGTAA
- a CDS encoding alpha/beta hydrolase, translating into MSFEESASRLVVSALGKAPVRLQRLIGGAPTDRQGRALHPEVAAALRLLNAMPDSDFSDLPVDESRRTIDAEAALFGGPPLPLAEVRDLEIPTSYGSLPARRYRAEHRDADRLLVYFHGGGWVLGSLDSADSACRFLAKHSGVSVLSIDYRLAPEHPFPAATQDARTAFDYAVAKAGEWGHRADRIAVGGDSAGGNLAAVLCQDLRTAAVRPAFQLLFFPVTDLSRQSASYDEFAEGFFLTRKQMEWYSAHYLGGADPRDPRVSPLLADDLSGLPTAYVAVAGFDPLRDEGEAYARRLDAAGVHTTLRRHDGLIHAFVNATGVGYTGREAMLEACGALRVGVGAGLGVG; encoded by the coding sequence ATGTCGTTCGAAGAGTCCGCGAGCAGGCTGGTGGTCAGCGCGCTCGGCAAGGCACCCGTACGCCTGCAGCGCCTGATCGGCGGTGCTCCCACTGATCGTCAGGGCAGGGCGCTGCACCCCGAGGTCGCAGCGGCGTTACGGCTGCTCAACGCCATGCCTGACAGCGACTTCTCCGATCTGCCGGTGGACGAGTCTCGCCGCACCATCGACGCCGAGGCCGCACTCTTCGGTGGACCGCCGCTGCCGCTGGCGGAGGTCCGCGACCTCGAGATCCCCACGTCGTACGGCTCCCTCCCCGCTCGCCGCTATCGTGCAGAGCACCGTGACGCCGACCGCCTGCTCGTCTACTTCCACGGCGGCGGCTGGGTCCTGGGCAGTCTGGACAGCGCGGATTCTGCCTGTCGCTTCCTGGCCAAACACTCCGGGGTCAGCGTGCTGTCGATCGACTATCGACTCGCGCCCGAGCACCCGTTTCCCGCCGCGACGCAGGACGCCCGGACCGCCTTCGACTACGCCGTCGCGAAGGCCGGGGAGTGGGGGCACCGCGCGGACCGGATCGCCGTCGGTGGCGACAGCGCCGGGGGCAACCTGGCGGCCGTGTTGTGCCAAGACCTGCGTACGGCAGCCGTACGACCGGCGTTCCAGTTGTTGTTCTTCCCCGTCACGGATCTGTCGCGACAGTCCGCTTCGTACGACGAGTTCGCCGAGGGCTTCTTCCTCACCCGCAAGCAGATGGAGTGGTATTCCGCGCACTACCTGGGCGGCGCCGACCCCCGCGACCCCCGCGTCTCGCCCCTCCTCGCCGACGACCTGTCCGGATTGCCGACCGCCTACGTCGCCGTGGCGGGATTCGATCCGCTGCGCGACGAGGGGGAGGCGTACGCCCGGCGTCTCGATGCTGCCGGAGTGCACACCACCTTGCGCCGCCATGACGGCCTGATCCACGCCTTCGTGAACGCCACCGGGGTGGGCTACACCGGTCGCGAGGCGATGTTGGAGGCATGCGGTGCCCTGCGCGTGGGCGTCGGTGCGGGATTGGGTGTCGGCTAG
- a CDS encoding DUF2177 family protein, whose translation MSITSWATQYVVAAIAFCVIDFLWLTTFAKPLYDKHLGHLLAERPNVAAAVVFYAIFLAGLVYFVIHPAVDAGSWQRALLVGAFFGLVTYATWDLTNLSVLKDFPVAIVPIDLAWGAFLAASVSTVTYAVVQVLPDWAR comes from the coding sequence ATGTCGATCACGTCTTGGGCCACGCAGTATGTCGTCGCAGCGATCGCATTCTGTGTGATCGACTTCTTGTGGCTCACCACGTTCGCCAAGCCGCTCTATGACAAGCACCTGGGGCATCTGCTGGCCGAGCGTCCCAACGTCGCGGCTGCCGTGGTGTTCTATGCGATCTTCTTGGCAGGGTTGGTCTACTTCGTGATCCACCCGGCCGTCGACGCCGGCTCGTGGCAGCGGGCGTTGCTCGTCGGCGCCTTCTTCGGCCTGGTCACGTATGCGACCTGGGACCTCACGAACCTGTCGGTGCTCAAGGACTTCCCGGTCGCCATCGTGCCGATCGACCTGGCTTGGGGAGCCTTCCTGGCGGCCTCGGTCAGCACGGTGACGTACGCCGTGGTGCAGGTGCTGCCCGACTGGGCCAGATGA
- the trmB gene encoding tRNA (guanosine(46)-N7)-methyltransferase TrmB, with protein MSDERPVTPARPHLKLTDDGRRMREVLSYSRRGSRFTPKQQQAWEAYAERWVIPDEAVDAQDFDLAHWFGRSAPLIVEIGPGVGEATGVLAAQRPDLNVLALEVWRPGVAAGLAEAANAGAENVRFCSVDAAWFLEHLIAREGLAELWTFFPDPWPKTRHHKRRLVDAEFARLVAGRLAPGGLWRLATDWADYAEQMQAVLDAEPMLDGGRVARWADRPVTKFERKGIAVDREIVDLCYRRAK; from the coding sequence GTGTCCGACGAACGCCCGGTGACTCCGGCCCGCCCCCACCTCAAGCTCACCGACGACGGGCGTCGGATGCGCGAGGTGCTCTCGTACTCGCGGCGCGGCAGTCGGTTCACCCCCAAGCAGCAGCAGGCCTGGGAGGCGTACGCCGAGCGCTGGGTCATCCCCGACGAAGCGGTGGATGCTCAAGACTTCGACCTGGCGCACTGGTTCGGGCGGAGCGCTCCGTTGATCGTCGAGATCGGCCCCGGGGTAGGTGAGGCGACGGGCGTGCTCGCCGCCCAGCGGCCGGACCTCAATGTGCTCGCGCTTGAGGTGTGGCGCCCCGGTGTGGCGGCCGGGCTTGCCGAGGCGGCCAACGCGGGTGCGGAGAACGTACGCTTCTGCTCCGTCGACGCGGCCTGGTTCTTGGAGCACCTGATCGCCCGCGAGGGACTCGCAGAGCTCTGGACGTTCTTCCCCGACCCGTGGCCGAAGACCCGCCATCACAAGCGTCGTCTCGTGGACGCGGAGTTTGCGCGCCTCGTGGCGGGTCGGCTCGCGCCGGGAGGGCTGTGGCGGTTGGCCACGGACTGGGCTGACTACGCCGAGCAGATGCAGGCCGTCCTCGACGCCGAGCCGATGTTGGACGGCGGCCGGGTTGCGCGCTGGGCTGACCGCCCGGTGACGAAGTTCGAGCGCAAGGGGATCGCGGTCGATCGCGAGATCGTCGACTTGTGTTATCGACGGGCGAAATGA
- a CDS encoding MFS transporter: MSTTEQRQADQPARQRRGLHRAWWVALITMLALIGAAGFRSSTGALLVPLEEEFGWSRATTSGAVSLNLIVYGLTAPFAAALMERFGIKRVVAASLTLVSIGSGLTLVMTSPWQLWLLWGFAVGIGTGALALVFGAIVANRWFVERRGVVIGVFSAASSTGQLVFLPAIAHLADGPGWRWAAGLVAGFALLLVPLVLWLLTDTPKAAGTTPYGAPAGYVEPPPPSHGGVSAATIAIRTLRESSSSRTFWILFFTFWICGWSTNGLIGTHFIPAAHDHGMPETTSAGLLALIGIFDIIGTVASGWLTDRVDSRYLLFFYYFFRGLSLLVVPWLLGPSVQPSLFVFVLFYGLDWVATVPPTVALCRQHFGIDKAGVVFGWVFAAHMVGAGVAASYAGLIRSGTGDYFFAWMTAGALCVGAAVACLLIPRLNETSAAGAAATRA; encoded by the coding sequence GTGAGTACGACCGAGCAGCGCCAGGCTGACCAGCCGGCCCGGCAACGCCGCGGTCTGCACCGCGCCTGGTGGGTCGCCCTGATCACGATGTTGGCACTGATCGGCGCTGCCGGTTTCCGATCGAGCACCGGAGCCCTGCTCGTACCTCTCGAAGAGGAATTCGGCTGGTCGCGCGCGACCACCTCAGGCGCAGTCAGCCTCAACCTGATCGTCTATGGCCTGACCGCCCCGTTCGCTGCCGCGCTGATGGAGCGCTTCGGCATCAAGCGGGTCGTGGCCGCCTCCTTGACGCTGGTGTCGATCGGCTCCGGTCTTACCTTGGTGATGACCTCGCCGTGGCAACTGTGGCTGCTGTGGGGTTTCGCGGTCGGCATCGGCACCGGCGCGCTGGCGCTGGTCTTCGGCGCGATCGTGGCCAACCGCTGGTTCGTGGAGCGCCGCGGCGTCGTGATCGGCGTCTTCTCGGCCGCGAGTTCGACCGGGCAACTGGTCTTCCTGCCTGCCATCGCCCACCTCGCCGACGGCCCAGGTTGGCGCTGGGCGGCAGGGCTGGTCGCCGGTTTCGCCCTGCTCCTCGTGCCACTCGTGCTGTGGCTGCTGACCGATACGCCCAAAGCTGCCGGCACCACGCCGTACGGCGCCCCAGCGGGGTACGTCGAACCGCCACCGCCGAGTCACGGCGGGGTCTCCGCCGCCACGATCGCGATCCGGACGCTCAGGGAGAGTTCGAGTTCGAGGACCTTCTGGATCCTCTTCTTCACCTTCTGGATCTGCGGCTGGTCCACCAACGGCCTGATCGGCACCCACTTCATCCCGGCCGCGCATGACCACGGGATGCCGGAGACGACCAGCGCCGGACTGCTGGCGCTGATCGGCATCTTCGACATCATCGGCACCGTCGCCTCGGGCTGGCTCACCGACCGCGTGGACAGCCGCTACCTGCTGTTCTTCTACTACTTCTTCCGCGGCCTCTCGCTGCTCGTGGTGCCGTGGCTGCTCGGCCCGAGCGTGCAACCGAGTCTGTTCGTCTTCGTGCTCTTCTACGGTCTCGACTGGGTCGCGACAGTGCCGCCGACCGTCGCGTTGTGTCGCCAACACTTCGGCATCGACAAGGCAGGGGTCGTCTTCGGTTGGGTCTTTGCCGCACACATGGTGGGCGCGGGGGTCGCCGCGAGTTATGCCGGACTGATCCGCAGCGGCACCGGCGACTACTTCTTCGCCTGGATGACCGCGGGCGCACTGTGCGTCGGAGCAGCGGTGGCCTGCCTGCTGATCCCGCGGCTCAACGAGACGTCAGCCGCTGGCGCAGCTGCGACTCGCGCGTGA
- a CDS encoding RDD family protein, whose translation MSTSKPAYAAGRPEFATLTADDLVTGEAVALDLPPASLGARMVSGLIDVLVTVVLVTLLMLLTLSVTVHLGNALLRASMILCMITIFLVYPTAMETLTRGRSLGKLAMGLRTVRDDAGPISAQHAFVRALIGFVEIYVFTGAPAFFSALLSSRGKRLGDFAAGTYVVRERVRLSLPAPPVMPPPLAQWAASADMAALPVGLALAIRSFLQRAPEMEPGMRESLATRLAQQTDPYVAPKPPPYTPAEAYLAAVIASRRERDLARLTRESQLRQRLTSR comes from the coding sequence ATGTCCACCTCAAAGCCGGCGTACGCAGCGGGACGCCCCGAGTTCGCCACCTTGACCGCCGACGACCTGGTCACGGGTGAGGCGGTCGCGCTCGACCTGCCGCCGGCCAGCCTCGGCGCTCGGATGGTCTCGGGACTGATCGACGTGCTGGTCACGGTCGTCTTGGTGACGTTGCTGATGCTGCTGACGTTGTCTGTCACCGTGCACCTGGGCAACGCGCTGCTCAGGGCCTCGATGATCTTGTGCATGATCACGATCTTCTTGGTCTATCCGACGGCGATGGAGACGCTGACCCGCGGTCGGTCGCTGGGCAAGCTCGCGATGGGGCTGCGTACGGTGCGCGACGACGCGGGTCCGATCTCTGCCCAGCATGCGTTCGTGCGTGCCCTGATCGGGTTCGTGGAGATCTATGTCTTCACCGGTGCCCCGGCGTTCTTCTCGGCCTTGCTGAGTTCGCGAGGGAAGCGGCTGGGAGATTTCGCGGCCGGCACCTACGTCGTACGAGAGCGGGTGCGGCTGTCACTGCCCGCACCGCCGGTGATGCCGCCGCCCCTGGCCCAGTGGGCGGCCAGCGCCGACATGGCCGCGCTGCCGGTGGGACTGGCGCTGGCGATCCGTTCATTCCTGCAGCGGGCTCCCGAGATGGAGCCGGGGATGCGTGAATCGTTGGCGACCCGGCTGGCGCAGCAGACCGACCCGTACGTCGCCCCCAAGCCGCCCCCCTACACCCCCGCCGAGGCGTACCTCGCGGCAGTGATCGCCTCTCGGCGCGAACGCGACCTGGCCCGGCTCACGCGCGAGTCGCAGCTGCGCCAGCGGCTGACGTCTCGTTGA
- a CDS encoding stage II sporulation protein M: MDLDAYVTAHAGDWLRLEELTKRRRLTGEESDEFVDRYQQVATHLSVVRTSAPDAALVSYLSSILARARIRSIGTKGASWRGVGRFLTERFPAALYRLRWWWLTTMSVSYLLTGIAMWWLLRHPQVEQSLLTPDQVDQLVNHDFENYYSESAASHFAFQVWVNNAWVSALCLAFGILGAPVIWLLYQNLLNLAIMGSILIRHDHGGHFFGLILPHGLLELTAVFVAGGVGLRLFWSWIKPGPLTRVQSVAQEGRTAGTVAMGLVLVLFVSGLIEGFVTPSPLPTWARVGIGIVAELAFLAYVFTLGRSAYLAGDTGDLDVELLEDRVATAQ, translated from the coding sequence GTGGACCTCGACGCGTACGTGACCGCGCACGCCGGTGACTGGCTGCGTCTGGAGGAGTTGACCAAGCGCCGTCGTCTCACGGGCGAGGAGAGCGACGAGTTCGTCGACCGCTATCAGCAGGTCGCCACCCACCTGTCGGTCGTACGCACTTCTGCGCCCGATGCCGCGTTGGTGTCCTATCTGTCGTCGATCCTGGCGCGAGCCCGGATCCGCTCGATCGGCACCAAGGGCGCTTCGTGGCGAGGCGTGGGCCGATTCCTGACCGAACGCTTCCCCGCCGCGCTCTATCGGCTGCGCTGGTGGTGGCTGACCACGATGTCGGTGAGTTATCTGCTCACCGGCATCGCGATGTGGTGGCTGCTGCGGCACCCCCAGGTCGAGCAGAGCCTGCTCACGCCCGACCAGGTGGACCAACTGGTCAACCACGACTTCGAGAACTACTACTCCGAGAGCGCAGCCTCGCACTTCGCCTTCCAGGTGTGGGTCAACAACGCCTGGGTGAGTGCGCTGTGTCTGGCGTTCGGGATCCTCGGCGCGCCGGTGATCTGGCTGCTCTATCAGAACCTGCTCAACCTCGCGATCATGGGCTCGATCCTGATCCGCCACGATCACGGCGGGCACTTCTTCGGGTTGATCCTGCCCCACGGGCTGCTCGAACTCACCGCCGTCTTCGTCGCCGGTGGCGTCGGCCTGCGACTGTTCTGGTCGTGGATCAAACCTGGTCCGCTCACCCGGGTGCAGTCCGTCGCACAAGAGGGGCGTACGGCCGGCACGGTTGCGATGGGACTCGTGCTCGTGCTCTTCGTCAGTGGGCTGATCGAGGGCTTCGTGACGCCGTCCCCGTTGCCCACGTGGGCTCGTGTGGGGATTGGCATCGTGGCCGAGTTGGCGTTCTTGGCGTACGTCTTCACCCTCGGCCGCAGCGCTTATCTGGCAGGTGACACCGGCGATCTCGACGTGGAACTCTTGGAAGACCGGGTCGCCACCGCCCAATAG
- a CDS encoding DUF58 domain-containing protein produces the protein MIISGRVPLLLLAGLVPAVLRPAMSTVWLWLLLVALVTLLDWVLAPRPTSLAMQRPPVGQTRLGYPIATRLLVHNPTNRSMRGLLRDAWQPTAGASGNRHRLDLEPHGRTRAETMLTPIRRGDLRAVGVTVRLWGPLRLAARQATVDIDGAVRSLPPFESRKHLPSRLQRLRELDGRAAIRVRGQGTEFDSLREYVRGDDVRSIDWRASARSRNVVVRTWQPERDRRVVLVLDTSRTSAARVEDVPRLDSAMDAALLLAALAARAGDRIDFVAGDRRVRSRLRSAGSRDVTSNLQDAMADLEPVLAEADWSGLAAAVQQLGRQRALVVLLTPLEPAAIEEGLLPVLPTLTAHHRVVLASVQDPALPELAASRVTVDQVYDAAAAAQVLGRRRRTGDLLKTLGVDVVDASAESLPPKLADHYLMLKRQGLL, from the coding sequence TTGATCATCTCCGGGCGAGTGCCGCTGCTGCTGCTCGCCGGGCTTGTCCCGGCGGTGCTGCGCCCTGCCATGAGCACGGTGTGGCTGTGGCTGCTGCTCGTCGCCCTGGTGACGTTGCTCGACTGGGTGCTGGCGCCACGACCGACGTCCCTGGCGATGCAACGTCCTCCCGTCGGACAGACCCGCTTGGGCTATCCGATCGCGACCCGGTTGCTCGTCCACAACCCGACCAACCGGTCCATGCGCGGCCTGCTGCGTGACGCCTGGCAGCCGACCGCAGGCGCGAGCGGCAATCGGCACAGACTCGACCTGGAGCCGCACGGTCGGACGCGTGCGGAGACCATGCTGACACCGATCCGTCGCGGCGACCTGCGCGCAGTCGGCGTCACCGTGCGCCTGTGGGGTCCGCTGCGGCTGGCTGCTCGCCAGGCGACGGTGGACATCGACGGCGCCGTACGCTCGCTACCACCCTTCGAGTCGCGCAAGCATCTGCCGTCGCGATTGCAGCGGCTGCGCGAATTGGACGGGCGCGCCGCGATCCGGGTGCGCGGTCAGGGCACGGAGTTCGACTCACTGCGCGAGTATGTGCGCGGCGACGATGTGCGCTCGATCGACTGGCGCGCCAGCGCACGCAGCCGCAACGTGGTCGTACGCACCTGGCAGCCCGAGCGGGACCGGCGCGTGGTGCTGGTGCTCGACACCTCGCGTACGTCCGCCGCACGCGTCGAGGACGTGCCCCGGCTGGATTCGGCGATGGACGCGGCACTCCTGCTCGCGGCTCTGGCCGCGCGAGCAGGCGACCGGATCGACTTCGTGGCAGGCGATCGGCGGGTTCGGTCGCGGCTGCGATCGGCGGGCTCGCGTGACGTCACGTCGAACCTGCAGGACGCGATGGCTGACCTCGAACCGGTGTTGGCCGAGGCCGACTGGTCGGGGCTGGCTGCCGCAGTGCAGCAGTTGGGGCGCCAGCGGGCGCTCGTGGTGCTGCTGACCCCGCTGGAGCCGGCTGCGATCGAAGAGGGGTTGCTTCCGGTGTTGCCGACCCTGACGGCGCACCATCGCGTCGTACTCGCCTCGGTGCAGGATCCCGCGCTGCCTGAGTTGGCTGCCTCGCGCGTGACGGTGGATCAGGTGTACGACGCGGCGGCAGCAGCACAGGTGTTGGGGCGACGGCGCAGGACGGGCGATCTGCTCAAGACGCTCGGTGTCGACGTGGTCGATGCCAGTGCGGAGTCGTTGCCGCCGAAGTTGGCCGACCACTACCTGATGTTGAAGCGGCAAGGGCTGCTGTAG
- a CDS encoding MoxR family ATPase gives MTQTPENTGLPTDPVRERLAAVRSEVAKVVVGQDAAVSGLLVALLCGGHVLMEGVPGVAKTLLVRTLAGALDVETRRVQFTPDLMPGDITGSMVIDSHAGELSFREGPIFTNLLLADEINRTPPKTQSALLEAMEEGTVSVDGVSRQLPQPFLVAATQNPVEYEGTYPLPEAQLDRFLLKVVLPIPGRDEESEILRRHAAGFDPRDIAGAGVRPVAGPADIEAGRQAVKTVQVAPEVVSYIVDIARATRISPSLELGVSPRGATALMRTARAWAWLNGRDFVTPDDVKTLAQATLAHRLGLRPEAELEGVDVSQVLSSALGSVPVPR, from the coding sequence ATGACCCAGACACCTGAAAACACTGGTCTGCCGACCGATCCGGTGCGTGAGCGGCTGGCCGCCGTACGCTCCGAGGTCGCCAAGGTCGTGGTGGGGCAGGACGCAGCCGTCTCCGGGCTCCTGGTCGCCCTGCTCTGCGGCGGCCACGTGCTGATGGAGGGGGTGCCCGGCGTGGCCAAGACGCTGCTCGTACGCACCCTCGCCGGCGCTCTCGACGTCGAGACCCGCCGCGTGCAGTTCACCCCCGACCTGATGCCGGGCGACATCACCGGGTCGATGGTGATCGATTCACACGCTGGCGAGTTGTCGTTTCGTGAGGGCCCGATCTTCACGAACCTGCTGCTTGCCGACGAGATCAACCGCACCCCGCCCAAGACCCAGTCGGCCCTGCTGGAGGCGATGGAGGAAGGCACCGTCTCCGTCGACGGCGTCTCCCGGCAATTGCCGCAGCCCTTCCTGGTCGCGGCCACCCAGAACCCGGTCGAGTACGAAGGCACCTATCCCCTGCCCGAGGCCCAACTCGACCGATTCCTGCTCAAGGTCGTGCTGCCGATCCCCGGACGCGACGAGGAGTCCGAGATCCTGCGGCGCCACGCGGCGGGATTCGATCCGCGTGACATCGCGGGGGCAGGCGTACGCCCCGTGGCCGGGCCGGCCGACATCGAGGCGGGTCGCCAGGCCGTCAAGACCGTCCAGGTGGCGCCGGAGGTCGTCAGTTATATCGTCGACATCGCCCGCGCGACCCGGATCTCACCCTCGCTGGAGTTGGGCGTGAGCCCGCGAGGCGCGACGGCGCTGATGCGTACGGCTCGGGCGTGGGCATGGCTCAACGGTCGCGACTTCGTGACGCCCGACGACGTGAAGACCCTGGCCCAGGCGACCTTGGCGCACCGGCTCGGGTTGCGACCCGAAGCCGAACTCGAAGGCGTGGACGTCAGCCAGGTGCTGTCCTCGGCGCTCGGCTCGGTGCCGGTCCCCCGATGA
- a CDS encoding DUF4350 domain-containing protein: MKWWQRHRTTLLIAAGLLFALSLAVLIGGSRTSAALDPDNPARSGAKAIAEVLGDQGVDLHIVRTIEGVESIAPSASDTVLVTGTENLGTRPLDRLRELTSSTRVILVLPTALVTEHLDLPNGVNTWSGHSALSDCTDPELEALLGDLRLETDQSAVYDTDQGCFATDAGVLLAQPEPNLLLLGAPSVIANGHILDGDNAAIGLRLLGQSDRLIWYAPSPAEKLNSGDSTLAALLPKWLRPALWLIALALLAMLWWQGRRLGRLAVEPLPVVVKAVETTKSRGRLYRRAHDRTHAVRELRAATRRTLAEHLRLPLDDVAALLREVSRHTGRPLEQVTFLVDDAAPVPSTDADLIGLANALSELEKEVRRS, translated from the coding sequence ATGAAATGGTGGCAACGACACCGCACGACGCTGCTCATCGCCGCGGGCCTGCTCTTCGCGTTGTCCCTCGCGGTGCTCATCGGCGGGTCGCGAACCAGCGCCGCACTCGACCCCGACAACCCGGCCCGCTCCGGCGCCAAGGCGATCGCCGAGGTGCTCGGCGACCAAGGCGTCGACCTCCACATCGTGCGTACGATCGAGGGTGTCGAGTCGATCGCTCCGTCCGCGTCCGACACGGTGCTCGTCACCGGCACCGAGAACCTCGGCACGCGTCCGCTCGACAGACTGCGCGAGTTGACCTCCTCGACTCGGGTGATCCTGGTCCTTCCCACCGCGCTGGTGACCGAGCACCTCGACCTGCCGAACGGCGTGAACACGTGGAGCGGACACAGCGCACTCTCCGACTGCACCGACCCCGAACTCGAAGCTCTCCTCGGGGACCTGCGGTTGGAGACGGACCAGAGCGCGGTCTACGACACCGATCAGGGTTGCTTCGCCACCGACGCAGGCGTGCTGCTGGCCCAACCCGAGCCGAACCTGCTGCTCCTGGGCGCGCCGTCGGTGATCGCGAACGGCCACATCCTCGACGGCGACAACGCCGCGATCGGTCTGCGGTTGCTCGGTCAGAGCGACCGACTGATCTGGTACGCCCCCTCCCCTGCGGAGAAGTTGAACTCCGGCGACAGCACGCTGGCCGCACTCCTGCCGAAGTGGTTGCGTCCGGCTCTCTGGCTGATCGCCCTGGCGCTGCTCGCGATGTTGTGGTGGCAGGGCCGTCGGCTGGGTCGCCTGGCCGTGGAGCCGCTCCCGGTCGTGGTGAAGGCCGTGGAGACGACCAAGAGTCGCGGCCGTCTCTATCGGCGCGCTCACGACCGTACGCACGCCGTGCGCGAACTGCGTGCCGCAACCCGTCGTACGCTCGCCGAACATCTGCGCCTGCCCCTGGACGACGTCGCGGCCCTCCTGCGTGAAGTGTCCAGACACACCGGCCGACCGCTCGAGCAGGTCACCTTCCTGGTCGACGACGCCGCTCCCGTCCCATCCACCGATGCCGACCTGATCGGTCTGGCCAACGCTCTGTCCGAGTTGGAGAAAGAGGTACGCCGCTCATGA